In Rhinolophus ferrumequinum isolate MPI-CBG mRhiFer1 chromosome 18, mRhiFer1_v1.p, whole genome shotgun sequence, a genomic segment contains:
- the LOC117038523 gene encoding vegetative cell wall protein gp1-like: MIMKNIGPERVHYLPKSHTLKGCYVWQSWLGLEKEKAFCSSKKSWMLIRAPELISTPMEVKGTRQGPGAASRRTTLALGEITGEAGTQREMGQSQHPQHRIPQHRIPQHSIPQHSIPSTASPSTASPSTASPAPHPPAPHPPAPHPQHHIPQHRIPQHRIPSTTSPSTASPSTASPAQHPQQSIPQHRIPSTTSPSTASPSTASPAQHPPAPHPQHHIPQHRIPQHSIPSTASPSTAPPSSASPSTASPCTASPSTTSPSTGQTGSLAGRALRMQCGQPCHG; this comes from the exons ATGATAATGAAGAACATAGGCCCAGAGAGGGTCCATTAtctgcccaagtcacaca CTCTGAAGGGCTGCTATGTCTGGCAGTCTTGGCTGggcttggagaaagaaaaagcctTCTGCAGCAGCAAGAAGTCCTG GATGCTGATCAGAGCCCCGGAGTTGATAAGCACCCCCATGGAGGTCAAAGGCACACGCCAGGGCCCGGGGGCAGCATCCAGACGCACCACCCTGGCTCTGGGAGAGATAACAGGGGAGGCAG GAACCCAGAGAGAGATGGGGCA GTCACAGCATCCCCAGCACCGCATCCCCCAGCACCGCATCCCCCAGCACAGCATCCCCCAGCACAGCATCCCCAGCACCGCATCCCCCAGCACAGCATCCCCCAGCACAGCATCCCCAGCACCGCATCCCCCAGCACCGCATCCCCCAGCACCGCATCCCCAGCACCACATCCCCCAGCACCGCATCCCCCAGCACCGCATCCCCAGCACCACATCCCCCAGCACAGCATCCCCCAGCACAGCATCCCCAGCACAGCATCCCCAGCAGAGCATCCCCCAGCACCGCATCCCCAGCACCACATCCCCCAGCACAGCATCCCCCAGCACCGCATCCCCAGCACAGCATCCCCCAGCACCGCATCCCCAGCACCACATCCCCCAGCACCGCATCCCCCAGCACAGCATCCCCAGCACAGCATCCCCCAGCACCGCACCCCCCAGCTCAGCATCCCCCAGCACAGCATCCCCCTGCACAGCATCCCCCAGCACAACATCCCCCAGCACTGGGCAAACAGGGAGCCTGGCAGGCAGGGCCCTCAGAATGCAGTGTGGCCAGCCTTGTCATGGTTGA